In a genomic window of Paramicrobacterium chengjingii:
- a CDS encoding LacI family DNA-binding transcriptional regulator: MANNPASARKKSRSAPTIYDVAKLAGVNPSTVSRALSQPGRINVKTEAKIHAAAKELNYRLNPMARALPTGRTNTLGLLIADITNPVIFGIVRGAEKAAAERGYTLVISESQESGEREAASAQRIQPAVDGLVLGTSRLTDEAIKALAEEKPLVVINRQIDGVSSVTPNIEPGIDQALAHLELLGHTDLVFLSGPSGSWMSRHRWSTLKAGAEARGMTITSTAPQEPTIDGGRSLLSRVIASGATAVVAYNDLMAIGLMRTAAEQGISVPGTFSILGFDDIFGSDFTSPPLTTVRSPLLEAGRLAVRQTLQLIEDGPDSDAASFATQGLETELIIRGSSGAVRESSRA; the protein is encoded by the coding sequence GTGGCGAATAACCCCGCGTCTGCACGCAAGAAGTCCCGCTCTGCTCCGACGATCTATGATGTCGCGAAGCTTGCGGGAGTGAACCCCTCCACAGTGTCGCGTGCACTGAGCCAGCCTGGTCGCATCAATGTCAAGACCGAGGCGAAGATCCATGCGGCGGCGAAGGAACTGAACTACCGGCTCAACCCGATGGCTCGAGCGCTTCCGACGGGTCGAACGAACACCCTCGGTCTGCTCATCGCCGACATTACGAACCCGGTGATCTTCGGCATTGTCCGTGGAGCGGAGAAGGCCGCAGCAGAGCGAGGCTACACGCTGGTCATTTCGGAGTCGCAAGAGTCAGGCGAGCGCGAAGCTGCGTCGGCGCAGCGCATTCAGCCCGCTGTCGATGGGCTCGTCCTCGGAACGTCCCGCCTGACTGACGAGGCGATCAAAGCGCTCGCCGAAGAAAAGCCGCTCGTCGTGATCAACAGGCAGATTGATGGCGTATCCAGCGTGACGCCGAATATCGAGCCGGGAATCGACCAGGCGCTTGCTCACCTCGAACTCCTCGGCCACACCGATCTCGTGTTCCTCTCAGGGCCGAGCGGGTCATGGATGAGCCGTCATCGCTGGAGCACCTTGAAAGCTGGTGCAGAAGCGCGAGGAATGACGATCACGTCGACAGCGCCCCAAGAGCCGACGATCGACGGCGGGCGTTCGCTGCTCTCGCGCGTCATTGCATCGGGAGCGACCGCCGTTGTCGCGTATAACGACCTGATGGCGATCGGTCTGATGCGTACAGCGGCGGAGCAGGGTATTTCCGTGCCGGGGACCTTCAGCATTCTGGGGTTCGATGACATCTTCGGATCTGATTTCACCTCTCCACCGCTCACCACGGTGCGTTCGCCACTCCTAGAGGCTGGGCGGCTTGCGGTGCGGCAAACCCTTCAGCTGATTGAAGATGGCCCGGACAGCGACGCCGCGTCGTTCGCGACACAAGGACTCGAAACCGAACTCATCATTCGTGGCTCCAGTGGTGCCGTGCGCGAGTCCTCGCGGGCCTGA